From Granulicella sp. WH15, the proteins below share one genomic window:
- a CDS encoding TonB-dependent receptor, whose protein sequence is MTGLLSVPGHAQTDSSIVGVVSDATGAVVPGVSVQITGASLIGTGRQTTTDSGGRYRVIDLRPGIYTVTFTAPGFSVLRHENVELAAAFTQTLDAALVLGANNDTVTVSLQAPLVDVQDSVTEQVIDRKALDTVPTGHDIFGVGQLIAGVTTSTPDVGGTTGMQQATLQVHGSSGNDNVFLVDGMWIQHTGFSGNQTGAYYNDSLLENIVYTTDTLPAEAPIGGIQINMIPREGGNQFHGSVFGTGANQFLQSGNLTPDLVKLGLTAPNRIDTIYDINPGLGGPILKDRLWFFGSFRRWGANNFLANTFTPQGTQALDDNRLTDAALRLTGQISKNQRLTVSYDRGFKFRGHRPNNLLTANFNDPLADVVQKTWLNYIAQAKWTFTPTPKLALELGMTLMPVNYNLGFEPGVVAGAVAAYDQITSTISRVSPRADNDRGTFRAYMTSATYVSGRHSLKTGLQMRTGSWQEAFTMNNNMIQVYNSGVPNSIRLYNAPLAHRETMPVDLGWYLQDTWKISKRITINPGIRFQHTNMTIPQQSSPVAQWTVTPIVVNGQSYGTYQAAQNGYVLWNTFSPRLGISWDVFGDSKTAVRGGVSKYDRLEGTTLVQNINQNFLAYRTCPWSATALAPYSMDPNVLPTSYAEIPAGIQAQCTAFSNNGAHLDPGIKRPYQMEYTAMIQHQFGSSTSASAAYYHRTFYDLYGIVNQAVPSTSYTPVTITNPINGQPLTVYNQNKSTLGLSKLYEQTLPNLFQHYNGVEFTVNTRFRKGSVFGSFTWGRSIGTPDGSSTSNDFNNPNNLINLAGNLGYDAPFQIRIGGNYSIWKKIQVSGTLRSNSGLPQSRTYTVTTSIVPGLTQVTQNVFVAAPGSYRYPFQNLVDLRVSKSWSIRERVQFEPVADLFNVFNTSAVTAAVTTIGPSLLKPSGIDFGRMARLGGKVTF, encoded by the coding sequence ATGACGGGACTGTTGAGTGTGCCGGGTCATGCCCAAACCGATAGCTCGATTGTGGGTGTAGTTTCCGACGCGACCGGCGCGGTAGTTCCGGGAGTTTCTGTACAGATCACAGGTGCATCGTTGATTGGCACAGGCCGCCAGACCACGACCGATAGCGGCGGACGTTATCGCGTCATCGACCTTCGTCCGGGGATCTATACGGTGACGTTTACTGCTCCGGGCTTCAGTGTACTGCGGCATGAGAATGTTGAGCTGGCCGCGGCCTTCACCCAGACCCTCGATGCTGCGCTGGTTTTGGGCGCGAACAACGATACGGTCACGGTCTCCCTGCAGGCCCCGCTGGTCGACGTGCAGGACTCGGTAACCGAGCAGGTCATCGACCGCAAGGCGCTGGATACAGTGCCGACCGGACACGATATCTTCGGCGTGGGCCAGTTGATCGCCGGTGTGACTACCTCAACCCCAGACGTGGGCGGCACGACCGGTATGCAACAGGCGACGTTGCAAGTGCATGGATCGTCAGGCAACGACAACGTGTTCCTGGTGGACGGCATGTGGATTCAGCACACCGGCTTCAGCGGCAACCAGACGGGCGCATACTACAACGACAGCCTGCTTGAGAACATTGTGTACACGACCGATACGTTGCCGGCGGAGGCGCCGATCGGCGGTATCCAGATCAACATGATTCCAAGGGAAGGCGGCAACCAGTTCCACGGTTCGGTCTTCGGCACGGGGGCCAACCAGTTCCTACAGAGCGGTAATCTAACCCCGGACTTGGTGAAACTGGGCCTGACAGCTCCGAACCGCATCGATACGATCTATGACATCAACCCCGGACTAGGCGGCCCGATTCTAAAGGATCGTCTGTGGTTCTTCGGCAGCTTCCGGCGCTGGGGCGCGAACAACTTCCTGGCCAACACCTTTACTCCGCAGGGCACACAGGCGCTGGACGACAATCGCTTGACGGACGCGGCGCTTCGGTTGACCGGCCAGATCAGTAAGAATCAGCGGCTGACGGTCTCCTATGACCGCGGCTTCAAGTTCCGCGGTCATAGGCCAAACAACCTGCTGACCGCGAACTTCAACGATCCGCTTGCCGACGTGGTGCAGAAGACGTGGCTGAACTATATCGCGCAGGCCAAGTGGACCTTTACACCAACACCGAAGCTTGCGCTGGAACTTGGTATGACGCTGATGCCGGTGAACTACAACCTGGGCTTTGAACCGGGAGTTGTTGCGGGTGCAGTTGCTGCCTACGACCAGATTACCTCGACGATCTCGCGTGTCTCGCCGCGCGCCGATAACGACCGCGGCACATTCCGCGCGTATATGACGAGCGCAACGTATGTAAGTGGACGGCACAGCCTGAAGACCGGACTGCAGATGCGGACGGGGTCATGGCAGGAGGCGTTCACCATGAACAACAACATGATCCAGGTCTACAACAGCGGTGTTCCCAACTCCATTCGGTTGTACAATGCGCCCTTGGCACACCGCGAGACGATGCCCGTCGACCTGGGCTGGTACCTGCAGGACACCTGGAAGATCTCCAAGCGGATTACGATCAACCCGGGAATCCGTTTTCAGCACACCAACATGACGATCCCGCAGCAGTCGTCTCCAGTTGCCCAATGGACTGTTACTCCCATTGTCGTAAATGGGCAGTCCTATGGGACCTATCAGGCAGCCCAGAACGGATACGTTCTCTGGAATACCTTTTCGCCGCGTCTGGGTATTTCGTGGGACGTCTTTGGCGATTCGAAGACTGCTGTTCGTGGAGGTGTAAGCAAGTACGACCGCCTCGAAGGCACAACGCTCGTGCAGAACATCAACCAGAACTTCCTGGCATACCGGACCTGCCCGTGGAGTGCGACTGCTCTCGCGCCGTACAGTATGGATCCCAACGTTCTTCCGACGAGCTATGCAGAGATTCCCGCGGGTATTCAGGCGCAGTGCACAGCGTTCAGCAACAACGGAGCGCACCTGGACCCGGGGATCAAACGGCCGTATCAGATGGAGTACACGGCGATGATTCAGCACCAGTTTGGTTCCAGCACGTCGGCCAGCGCGGCGTACTACCACCGTACGTTTTACGATCTGTACGGCATCGTGAACCAGGCCGTGCCGTCTACCTCTTATACGCCGGTGACGATCACCAATCCGATCAATGGGCAACCGCTGACGGTCTATAACCAGAACAAGTCCACGTTGGGACTCTCTAAACTGTACGAGCAGACGTTGCCTAATCTCTTTCAGCACTACAACGGTGTCGAGTTTACAGTGAATACCCGCTTCAGGAAGGGATCGGTGTTCGGCAGTTTCACCTGGGGGCGAAGCATCGGCACTCCGGATGGATCGAGCACGTCGAATGACTTCAACAATCCGAACAACCTGATCAACCTGGCAGGTAACCTGGGGTATGACGCGCCTTTCCAGATTCGCATCGGCGGCAACTACTCGATCTGGAAGAAGATCCAGGTTTCGGGAACACTGCGGTCGAACTCGGGCCTGCCTCAGTCGCGTACCTATACCGTTACCACCTCGATTGTTCCAGGGCTGACGCAAGTGACACAAAACGTCTTTGTAGCTGCTCCTGGAAGCTACCGTTATCCGTTCCAGAACCTCGTGGACTTACGAGTTTCGAAGTCCTGGAGCATCCGGGAGCGGGTGCAGTTCGAGCCGGTAGCCGATCTGTTCAACGTGTTCAATACAAGCGCGGTGACTGCGGCGGTAACGACGATCGGGCCTTCGCTCCTCAAGCCATCGGGTATCGACTTCGGCCGAATGGCGCGCCTCGGTGGTAAGGTCACGTTCTAA
- a CDS encoding protein-disulfide reductase DsbD domain-containing protein, which yields MIGRLPLVLLAMSVGALAQDVNPVRWSFSDHDVKAAPGVPLTVHVTAEIEPGWHLYGMKKIEDGPIPTTLVLDQGQAFEAAGPIHASPPVSTEDPNYGIKVDYYIGRAHFDLPLRAVNGHKPGLDVLKVTARYQMCNDHVCLTPRKMTITLPVEIQGTH from the coding sequence ATGATCGGGCGACTTCCTTTGGTTCTGCTGGCTATGTCGGTAGGTGCGCTGGCACAAGATGTGAATCCGGTTCGCTGGAGCTTCTCCGACCACGATGTGAAGGCCGCACCGGGTGTCCCGCTGACTGTCCATGTAACGGCGGAGATCGAGCCAGGATGGCATCTGTACGGCATGAAAAAGATCGAGGATGGGCCGATTCCGACGACTCTGGTGTTGGACCAGGGACAGGCATTTGAAGCGGCGGGACCGATCCATGCGTCGCCGCCGGTATCCACGGAAGATCCGAATTATGGGATCAAGGTGGACTACTACATTGGGCGAGCTCACTTCGACCTGCCGCTTCGCGCAGTGAACGGACATAAGCCGGGGCTGGATGTGTTGAAGGTAACGGCACGCTACCAGATGTGTAACGACCACGTATGCCTGACGCCAAGGAAGATGACGATCACGCTTCCGGTTGAGATTCAAGGTACTCACTGA
- a CDS encoding TlpA disulfide reductase family protein: MNRLFSYFVLSASALASLSAPARLFPQGDPGAPIGGIWQGFATVAGSVQVPVTIRISGAGANLKASFLNGPAEHPDTTPASSVTFNGTHLVVSFDYFARKFEADLVGRTLTGTYGTAVASSLSKAAAPIPVTLNHVDRVTDPAAATNAPSISGSWEIATQSAKGESAWEFRVDPPLHDSPVIKTVIQRIDGDTGGLWGTWTGTSYTVGHFTAAGPALYAVTPASDGTLAVKSLLPPVHGPAPATWIARRPAEARKLNLLAPTDPSQQTTVKEPNAPFTFSFPDVTGKTVSNTDPRFRGKVVIIAIGGSWCPNCHDEAPFLVSLYRKFHPLGLEIVNLDFEQGDPATDTKRLQSFIAHYGITYPVLLAGTTDQLNEKIPQGVNLNCWPTSFFIGRDGRVKRTHAGFAGPGNTAGHEALEHDVTALVETLLAQPAPRHTAELVR; this comes from the coding sequence ATGAATCGCCTTTTCAGCTATTTCGTGCTGTCTGCCAGTGCCTTAGCTTCTTTGTCCGCGCCTGCGCGTCTCTTTCCGCAGGGTGACCCCGGCGCCCCAATAGGCGGCATCTGGCAGGGCTTCGCCACGGTCGCTGGCTCGGTGCAGGTGCCGGTTACGATTCGGATCTCCGGTGCCGGTGCGAATCTGAAGGCATCCTTCCTCAACGGTCCGGCAGAACATCCCGATACCACTCCCGCTTCTTCAGTCACCTTCAACGGTACGCATCTCGTAGTCTCCTTCGATTACTTTGCCCGCAAGTTTGAAGCTGACCTGGTGGGCCGCACCCTTACCGGCACCTATGGCACCGCAGTTGCTTCGAGCCTCTCGAAGGCTGCAGCCCCGATCCCGGTCACCCTGAACCATGTCGATCGAGTCACAGATCCCGCGGCTGCCACCAATGCGCCTTCCATCAGTGGTTCCTGGGAGATCGCGACCCAGAGCGCGAAGGGAGAATCAGCCTGGGAGTTTCGCGTCGATCCGCCTTTACACGATTCACCGGTCATCAAGACCGTTATCCAGCGCATTGACGGCGACACCGGAGGACTCTGGGGCACCTGGACTGGAACCAGTTACACTGTCGGACACTTCACCGCCGCGGGCCCTGCCCTCTACGCCGTCACGCCAGCCTCCGATGGCACCCTTGCCGTCAAAAGCCTCTTGCCCCCGGTCCACGGTCCTGCCCCCGCTACCTGGATCGCCCGCCGCCCGGCAGAAGCGCGCAAGCTGAACCTCCTCGCCCCAACCGACCCCTCCCAGCAGACGACCGTAAAGGAGCCCAACGCGCCCTTCACCTTCAGCTTCCCCGACGTAACCGGAAAGACCGTCTCCAACACCGACCCACGCTTTCGCGGCAAGGTCGTCATCATCGCCATCGGCGGCTCCTGGTGCCCCAACTGCCACGACGAGGCTCCTTTTCTCGTCAGCCTTTACAGGAAGTTCCACCCGCTCGGCCTCGAGATCGTGAACCTCGACTTCGAACAGGGCGATCCGGCGACAGACACCAAGCGCCTGCAATCCTTTATCGCGCACTACGGCATCACCTATCCGGTGCTGCTTGCCGGAACCACCGACCAACTCAACGAAAAGATCCCCCAGGGCGTCAACCTCAATTGCTGGCCGACTTCTTTCTTTATCGGTCGCGATGGCCGCGTCAAGCGAACGCACGCAGGCTTCGCCGGTCCCGGTAACACCGCTGGCCATGAAGCCCTGGAGCATGACGTTACGGCACTAGTCGAAACGCTCCTCGCCCAGCCTGCTCCCCGTCACACGGCGGAGCTGGTGAGGTAA